One stretch of Balneola sp. MJW-20 DNA includes these proteins:
- a CDS encoding zinc-dependent metalloprotease: MNYGKLSMGKALTILLGGFLIISGCKSSQSASQSGQNGRPSMERPSRGGGNDGGIKKFSEVITKDAESDEGLFTIHKLDDKYFFEIPDSLLDRDMLIVTRIAKTASGIGFGGGKTDETVVNWERNGDKILLRLVSFDVTADTSLPVHTAVVNSNFEPIIKSFDIEALNEDSTGTVIDATDLWTDDIELLGLPGRRRTQYRVTRIDNDRSYIDRLSSYPINIEARHVKTYNANNPPSNGEVGSITVEMSNSMILLPKEPMRRRYADERVGWFTSSTVDYGLDVQKSKELEYLDRWRLEVKDEDIEKFKRGELVVPKKQIVYYIDPATPVQWRQAIKDGIEDWQVAFERAGFKEAIIAKDPPSKEEDPEWSPEDARYSVVRYLASPIPNANGPHVSDPRSGEIIESDINWYHNVMTLLRRWFFVQTAAINPDAQSWQFDDEVMSRLIRFVSAHEVGHTLGLPHNFASSVAYPVDSLRSASFTQANGTAPSIMDYARFNYIAQPEDEGVSLMPDVGEYDKYAIGWGYRPILEAETAEDEEPILDEWIASKNGDPMYRYGRQGNSTDHTAQSEDLGDDAMKASAYGIANLKRIVPNLQEWTYEPGDDFTNLEEMYGEVSSQFRRYMGHVAKYVGGVKEDYKNVDQEGPVYTWAPKAKQAEAVKFLNDNLFNTPKWILDQDILNRLQDYGAVEDMRQLQVGTLNSLLEWRRMARLIENETMNGSDNAYTLMQMFADVRNGVWSELRSGRAIDTYRRNLQRAHIERLETLLTGELDPAPAQFRRFFGPNFDASQSDIRAIVRSELKTLRSNVNSAIPRSANTLTRVHLEDALVRIDRILNPND, from the coding sequence ATGAACTACGGTAAACTATCCATGGGAAAAGCCCTGACTATTTTATTAGGGGGGTTCCTGATCATTTCCGGATGTAAGTCTTCACAGTCTGCATCTCAGAGTGGTCAGAACGGCCGGCCATCAATGGAAAGACCATCCAGAGGCGGTGGCAATGATGGCGGAATTAAAAAATTCAGTGAGGTCATTACAAAAGATGCTGAGTCTGACGAAGGCCTCTTTACTATTCATAAATTAGACGATAAGTATTTCTTCGAGATTCCTGACAGTCTGCTCGACAGAGATATGCTGATCGTAACCAGAATTGCCAAAACCGCATCCGGTATTGGATTTGGTGGTGGTAAAACAGATGAAACTGTTGTGAACTGGGAGAGAAACGGTGATAAGATCCTGTTACGTCTTGTTTCCTTTGATGTAACTGCAGATACGAGCCTTCCTGTACATACAGCCGTAGTTAATTCAAATTTTGAGCCGATCATCAAATCATTTGATATCGAAGCGTTGAATGAGGATTCAACCGGAACCGTTATCGATGCAACCGATCTCTGGACCGACGATATTGAGCTGCTGGGTCTTCCGGGCCGCAGAAGAACACAGTATCGTGTGACCCGAATTGATAACGATCGTTCTTACATCGATCGTCTGAGCAGTTATCCTATTAACATCGAAGCTCGACATGTGAAGACCTATAATGCGAACAATCCTCCATCAAATGGGGAAGTAGGTTCCATTACCGTCGAAATGAGTAACTCAATGATCCTGCTTCCGAAAGAGCCTATGCGTCGCCGTTATGCGGATGAAAGAGTGGGATGGTTCACTTCATCCACTGTTGATTACGGTCTGGATGTACAAAAGTCAAAAGAGCTGGAGTACCTGGATCGCTGGAGACTGGAAGTCAAAGACGAAGATATTGAAAAGTTTAAGCGAGGTGAGCTCGTAGTACCGAAGAAACAGATCGTATACTATATCGATCCTGCTACTCCGGTACAGTGGAGACAGGCCATCAAAGATGGTATCGAAGACTGGCAGGTTGCTTTTGAGCGTGCCGGTTTCAAAGAGGCCATTATTGCCAAGGACCCCCCATCTAAGGAAGAAGATCCTGAGTGGAGCCCTGAAGATGCACGCTACTCGGTAGTTCGTTATCTGGCTTCTCCGATCCCGAACGCGAATGGTCCTCATGTTAGTGACCCTCGTTCCGGTGAGATCATCGAGTCTGATATCAACTGGTATCATAACGTAATGACCCTGCTTCGCAGATGGTTCTTCGTTCAGACTGCAGCCATCAATCCTGATGCACAGTCATGGCAGTTTGATGATGAAGTAATGAGCCGTTTGATCCGATTTGTTTCTGCTCATGAGGTAGGTCATACACTAGGACTTCCGCATAACTTTGCTAGTAGTGTTGCTTACCCGGTAGACTCTCTGAGATCGGCGTCTTTTACCCAGGCGAATGGTACTGCACCATCTATTATGGATTATGCACGATTTAATTACATCGCACAGCCAGAAGATGAAGGCGTATCTCTGATGCCGGATGTAGGTGAATATGATAAGTATGCGATCGGATGGGGTTATCGCCCGATCCTGGAAGCAGAGACTGCTGAAGATGAGGAACCAATTCTGGATGAATGGATCGCGTCCAAGAATGGAGACCCAATGTATCGCTATGGACGTCAGGGTAATTCCACTGATCACACTGCTCAAAGTGAGGATCTAGGTGATGATGCTATGAAAGCCAGTGCTTACGGTATTGCAAACCTGAAGCGTATTGTTCCAAACCTTCAGGAATGGACCTACGAGCCGGGCGATGACTTTACAAATCTCGAAGAGATGTATGGTGAAGTTTCAAGCCAGTTCCGTCGTTATATGGGACATGTAGCAAAGTATGTAGGTGGTGTTAAAGAAGACTACAAAAATGTAGATCAGGAAGGTCCGGTTTATACCTGGGCTCCAAAAGCCAAACAGGCAGAAGCAGTTAAGTTCCTGAATGATAACCTCTTCAATACCCCTAAATGGATCCTGGACCAGGATATCCTGAACAGACTTCAGGATTATGGTGCGGTGGAAGATATGAGGCAGCTTCAGGTTGGAACGCTCAATTCACTTCTGGAATGGAGAAGAATGGCACGCCTGATCGAGAACGAAACCATGAATGGTTCCGATAACGCATACACACTGATGCAGATGTTCGCGGATGTCAGAAACGGAGTATGGTCTGAGCTGAGAAGCGGCCGTGCGATCGACACTTACCGCAGAAACCTGCAGCGTGCGCACATTGAGCGTCTGGAAACATTGCTTACCGGCGAGCTGGATCCAGCGCCTGCCCAGTTCCGCAGATTCTTCGGACCTAATTTCGATGCCAGTCAGTCTGATATTCGTGCGATTGTACGTTCAGAACTGAAGACCCTGAGATCGAACGTAAACAGCGCGATACCACGGTCTGCAAACACGCTGACCAGAGTTCATCTTGAAGATGCTTTGGTCAGAATCGACCGTATTCTTAATCCAAATGACTAA
- a CDS encoding CBS domain-containing protein: protein MGEERVKLAESNEEIQSFMKNVLRDLRALKVMLDDGWFETDTIRIGAEQEICLVDDNMKPFPRSMEILEKLGKGNYTTELALFNLEINLDPLEFKDSCLSDMENNLQNEVEYVRKTVQKMGGDILLSGIMPTIRKMDVELSNLTPLPRYKALCEAINNMRGSEYELRIQGMDELLMKFDTPLLEACNTGFQVHLQVTPDEFVSKYNIAQAVTAPVLACAVNSPILFGKRLWSETRVALFHQSVDTRLVGDHLRDSSPRVTFGNEWLKNSILDIYQEDISRYRVMLSANIQEEVEEKIKNGIVPDLMALKVHNSSVYRWNRPCYGISNGKPHLRIENRVFPSGPTVVDEVANAAFWLGLLNGFDEAYDDITKKLDFDDARLNFFAASKMGLDTKFIWANDQKVTARDLISEELLPIARKGLEKANINNADIDTYLGVIGDRVESAQTGSYWMVKSYGKMIKDNNKEQTLSAVTRAMAKNQEKGEPVHKWGLAKIEDLEHWKPSTLLVEEFMTTDLFTVRKDDILEFVANLIDWRRIRYVPVEDDQKHLIGLVTMRNLFREYSKAVNDDQISAHHTVEEIMLRNPITVHPEASIMEAMAMMKEQQIGCLPVVKNSRLVGIITEGNFMNITTRLLKTLAKKND from the coding sequence ATGGGTGAAGAAAGAGTCAAATTAGCAGAATCAAACGAAGAGATTCAGTCATTTATGAAAAATGTGCTGCGGGATCTCCGGGCACTGAAAGTAATGTTGGATGATGGCTGGTTTGAGACGGATACCATCCGCATTGGTGCTGAACAGGAGATCTGTCTGGTTGATGATAACATGAAACCCTTCCCGCGATCAATGGAGATCCTGGAAAAGCTTGGAAAAGGGAATTATACCACTGAGCTTGCTTTATTCAACCTGGAGATCAATCTGGATCCGCTTGAATTCAAGGACAGCTGCCTCTCCGATATGGAGAATAATCTGCAGAATGAAGTGGAATATGTTCGTAAAACGGTTCAGAAAATGGGCGGTGATATTCTTCTTTCCGGGATCATGCCCACTATCCGTAAAATGGATGTGGAACTGTCTAATCTGACACCGCTGCCAAGGTACAAAGCATTATGCGAGGCGATCAATAATATGCGGGGGTCAGAATATGAGCTCCGGATACAAGGGATGGATGAACTCCTGATGAAGTTTGATACTCCACTTCTTGAGGCCTGTAATACCGGTTTTCAGGTTCATTTGCAGGTGACCCCGGATGAGTTTGTTTCAAAATATAATATTGCTCAGGCGGTTACGGCTCCGGTTCTGGCATGTGCGGTGAACTCACCCATCCTGTTTGGGAAAAGACTATGGTCTGAGACACGGGTGGCATTATTTCATCAGTCGGTAGATACCCGCCTGGTAGGAGATCACCTGAGAGATTCCAGTCCCAGGGTTACTTTTGGGAATGAATGGCTTAAGAATTCGATCCTTGATATCTACCAGGAAGATATTTCCCGGTACCGGGTTATGCTGAGTGCCAATATTCAAGAAGAAGTTGAAGAGAAGATCAAGAACGGGATCGTTCCGGATCTGATGGCATTAAAGGTGCATAATTCATCAGTGTATAGATGGAACCGTCCCTGCTATGGAATTTCAAATGGAAAACCACACCTCAGGATCGAAAACCGGGTATTCCCATCCGGGCCAACGGTGGTGGATGAAGTAGCTAATGCCGCATTCTGGCTGGGACTTCTGAATGGATTTGATGAAGCGTACGACGACATTACAAAGAAGCTGGATTTTGATGATGCCCGGCTTAACTTCTTTGCGGCCTCAAAAATGGGGCTGGACACCAAGTTCATATGGGCAAATGACCAGAAAGTAACAGCCCGTGATCTGATATCGGAGGAACTGCTTCCGATCGCAAGAAAAGGCCTGGAAAAGGCAAATATCAATAACGCTGATATTGATACCTATCTTGGAGTGATAGGTGACAGAGTAGAGTCTGCTCAAACAGGATCATACTGGATGGTGAAGTCCTACGGAAAAATGATCAAGGATAATAATAAGGAACAAACGCTGTCTGCGGTGACCAGAGCCATGGCAAAAAATCAGGAAAAAGGAGAACCGGTTCATAAATGGGGACTGGCTAAGATCGAAGACCTTGAACACTGGAAGCCTTCAACCTTACTGGTGGAAGAGTTTATGACCACGGACCTTTTCACAGTCCGAAAGGATGATATACTGGAATTTGTGGCAAACCTGATTGACTGGAGGCGTATTCGCTATGTTCCGGTTGAAGACGATCAGAAGCATCTGATCGGATTGGTGACGATGAGAAATTTGTTCCGGGAATACTCAAAGGCGGTTAACGATGATCAGATCTCAGCTCATCATACCGTTGAAGAGATCATGTTGAGAAATCCTATCACTGTACATCCGGAAGCTTCGATCATGGAAGCAATGGCAATGATGAAAGAACAACAAATTGGTTGCCTGCCGGTCGTTAAGAACAGCCGGCTCGTTGGCATCATCACAGAAGGTAATTTCATGAATATCACGACCAGACTGCTCAAGACTTTAGCTAAAAAGAATGACTGA
- a CDS encoding succinylglutamate desuccinylase/aspartoacylase family protein — MQPITSAKESEIINDRIIWKRQADTGPVLVIFAGIHGNELAGVLACDHVIPKLESGEYPFEGSVYMLTGNKKAIENGARFLDRDLNRIWNEFDDLGELKKKEGAEFDEAEELLETIRSIIRAEEADGRQIFFVDLHTTSAQSCAFIPFNDTLANRKIAHKFPVPQILGIEEFIQGTLLSYINDLGYPCIGFEAGAHTDPVSVERAESFLWLCLHELSIVELEQEEVKAHQEVLTTVPDIPDTYYEITYHHYVEDASRFYMKRGYTNFDRIDKEELLAYEDGERIHAPFSGLIFMPLYQAKGNDGFFIIKPRSPFWLQLSEVLRDSFLNNILAYLPGVRMNEEGNFEVNLKIARFLVKEIFHLLGYRVIRKQPYLIEAYKRDR, encoded by the coding sequence ATGCAGCCGATAACATCTGCCAAAGAAAGCGAAATTATTAACGACCGAATCATATGGAAAAGGCAGGCTGACACAGGGCCTGTCTTAGTTATTTTTGCCGGAATTCATGGTAATGAACTTGCCGGTGTACTTGCATGTGACCATGTTATTCCGAAACTGGAAAGTGGAGAATATCCATTTGAAGGATCGGTCTATATGCTTACCGGAAATAAAAAAGCGATAGAGAACGGGGCCAGATTTCTGGACCGGGATCTGAACCGTATATGGAATGAGTTTGATGATCTTGGTGAACTCAAAAAGAAAGAGGGAGCTGAATTTGATGAGGCGGAGGAACTGCTTGAGACTATTCGCAGTATCATTCGGGCAGAAGAAGCGGATGGCCGACAGATCTTTTTTGTAGATCTGCATACTACGTCTGCACAAAGCTGTGCATTCATTCCATTCAATGACACATTAGCTAACCGAAAGATCGCTCATAAATTTCCGGTTCCTCAGATCCTGGGAATTGAGGAGTTCATTCAGGGTACTCTTTTGAGTTACATTAACGACCTGGGTTATCCATGTATTGGGTTCGAAGCCGGCGCACATACCGACCCGGTATCTGTTGAGAGAGCAGAGAGTTTTTTGTGGTTATGCCTGCATGAATTGAGCATTGTTGAACTGGAGCAGGAAGAGGTTAAAGCACATCAGGAAGTGTTGACCACTGTCCCTGATATTCCCGACACCTATTATGAGATCACCTACCACCATTACGTAGAAGACGCTTCCCGGTTTTATATGAAAAGGGGATATACCAATTTTGACCGAATCGATAAAGAAGAACTGCTGGCTTATGAAGACGGGGAAAGGATCCATGCTCCTTTCAGCGGGCTTATTTTTATGCCTCTTTATCAGGCTAAAGGCAATGACGGTTTTTTCATAATTAAGCCGAGGTCCCCCTTTTGGTTACAGCTATCGGAAGTGTTGAGGGACTCTTTTCTTAACAATATTCTGGCTTATCTTCCCGGAGTTCGAATGAATGAGGAAGGTAATTTTGAGGTAAACCTTAAAATAGCCCGGTTTTTAGTAAAAGAGATCTTTCATCTGCTGGGTTATCGGGTCATCCGAAAGCAACCTTATCTCATCGAAGCTTATAAAAGAGATCGCTGA
- the scpB gene encoding SMC-Scp complex subunit ScpB, translated as MNDYQFVDGTLLSTVIEALIFASDEPMSAKKVRDIIVENEEQIEISEETVDAFVEKLNQRYEENGLSFRIERLGGGYTFVTQKKYHYWLSVFQHENAYRKLSQSAIESLAIVAYRQPITKPEVDQIRGVDSGYILRQLMEKALIEVAGRADSPGKPLLYRTTKHFLRHFGINSVDELPKPREIDEILKDDDMAEHRRLLMERQLRMDGLEDIDQEEKSIDDILEEVKEEVIGDEAFESEGSDAVDNETPSEDENAGTTEHQDAATDAEDAEIEDESDESYRKEEN; from the coding sequence ATGAATGACTATCAATTTGTAGACGGCACCTTGTTGTCGACAGTGATCGAGGCTCTGATCTTTGCCAGTGATGAACCTATGTCTGCGAAAAAAGTTCGTGATATCATCGTTGAGAATGAAGAACAAATTGAGATCAGTGAAGAAACCGTGGACGCATTTGTTGAAAAACTAAATCAGCGTTATGAAGAGAATGGACTCAGCTTTCGTATCGAGCGTTTAGGTGGTGGTTACACCTTTGTGACTCAGAAAAAGTACCATTACTGGCTTAGTGTATTTCAGCATGAGAATGCCTACAGAAAGCTTTCTCAGTCTGCGATCGAAAGTCTGGCAATTGTTGCTTACAGGCAGCCCATCACCAAACCTGAGGTCGATCAGATCCGTGGTGTGGATTCAGGTTATATTCTGAGACAACTCATGGAGAAAGCCCTGATCGAAGTAGCCGGGAGGGCGGATAGTCCTGGTAAACCACTGCTGTACCGAACCACCAAGCACTTTCTGAGACACTTTGGTATTAATTCAGTGGATGAACTACCGAAACCGAGAGAGATCGATGAGATCCTCAAGGATGATGATATGGCCGAGCACAGGAGATTACTGATGGAGCGGCAGCTGAGGATGGACGGGCTCGAGGATATTGATCAGGAAGAAAAAAGCATCGATGATATTCTAGAGGAAGTGAAAGAAGAAGTGATCGGTGACGAGGCTTTTGAATCAGAAGGATCAGACGCTGTTGATAATGAGACGCCATCCGAAGATGAAAATGCCGGTACAACTGAACATCAGGATGCTGCAACAGATGCTGAAGATGCTGAGATAGAAGATGAATCAGACGAATCATACCGAAAAGAAGAGAATTAA
- the priA gene encoding primosomal protein N' has translation MPAFADVALPSAVRREFTYALPDTFREKVREGQRVWVPFRNYFAIGIITRIHDEEPDFETKDIRRLLDQEPVLDQELMKLTNWVSRFYFSSWGETIQAALPAGMNFVSRRYLRLREGLDAERLQENEQELIAEIRESDMTQQEAENRWQGTAYNKVLKRLLRAGDIEIWEEPDLKVEVKTEKEYYLSKTDEELSSFLEENNDSYKWVKALQDIVGLLPVRESALKEDQPESITSYTLKKLQDEAWISYKEVEVTIQPVGLVHDPASIKELNEDQSAAFRKISDSLSDQAFANFLLFGVTGSGKTEVYIHALKQVREAGKGGIVLVPEIALTPQTVARFYRIFGDEIAVLHSRMSQKERLKEWQDLRSGKKSIAIGPRSAVFAPVQDLGLIIMDEEHDSSYKQIDPAPRYHARETAIMRATLSNAVMIMGSATPSMQALHMAARDKCELLELHERHAEASMPEVEILDLRQYRSAMRGDMAVPLFLAIQDALKKGEQIILLYNRRGYGNYMQCETCGHIPQSPECSVSLTYHKRRNILMCHYSGYSRRADTQCVECGSPDLKVKGTGTQQIEEQLKEYFPDAGILRFDRDSTTKKGAHASILDAFGDREADILIGTQLVAKGLDFPNVTVVGVIDADTEQAFPSFQSSERMYQLLSQVAGRSGRGDKPGKVFIQTRQPDNPAIQYARLHDHRGFAKEEMKFRKPLSYPPFSRLIKFIAKDTDEAKSSAATEFLKKVTEKVIPEIDLLGPSPAAIAWVNRKYIWELTLKVDPDKGAKYIEALVAKILEVYENYAPKNIKNVRINVNVDCIN, from the coding sequence TTGCCCGCTTTTGCAGATGTAGCTCTTCCTTCAGCAGTCCGAAGAGAATTTACCTATGCGTTACCCGATACTTTCAGGGAAAAGGTGCGTGAGGGACAGCGGGTTTGGGTTCCTTTCAGAAATTATTTTGCAATCGGGATCATCACCCGTATTCACGATGAAGAACCTGACTTTGAAACCAAAGATATCCGGCGCCTGCTGGATCAAGAGCCGGTCCTTGATCAGGAACTGATGAAACTTACCAATTGGGTATCCCGGTTCTATTTCAGCAGCTGGGGAGAAACTATTCAGGCTGCATTGCCTGCAGGAATGAATTTTGTATCCAGACGTTATTTGCGTCTCCGGGAAGGCCTTGATGCGGAACGGTTGCAGGAAAATGAACAGGAACTGATTGCCGAGATCCGTGAATCGGATATGACTCAGCAGGAAGCGGAAAACCGCTGGCAAGGAACGGCCTATAATAAAGTCCTCAAGAGGCTACTTCGTGCAGGTGATATTGAGATCTGGGAAGAACCAGACCTTAAAGTAGAAGTCAAAACAGAAAAAGAATATTACCTGAGTAAAACGGATGAAGAACTGAGCTCTTTTCTTGAGGAAAATAATGATTCTTATAAATGGGTGAAGGCGCTGCAAGATATAGTCGGATTATTACCAGTCCGGGAAAGTGCTTTGAAAGAAGATCAGCCGGAATCCATCACTTCCTACACTTTGAAGAAATTGCAGGATGAGGCCTGGATCTCCTATAAAGAAGTGGAAGTGACGATACAGCCTGTTGGACTCGTTCATGACCCTGCATCTATCAAAGAACTCAATGAGGATCAGTCGGCTGCCTTCAGAAAAATCAGTGATTCTCTTTCAGATCAGGCCTTTGCCAATTTTTTGCTGTTCGGGGTGACCGGAAGCGGAAAGACCGAAGTATATATACATGCCCTTAAGCAGGTCAGAGAAGCGGGTAAAGGCGGAATTGTGCTGGTGCCGGAGATCGCTCTGACTCCCCAGACCGTTGCACGTTTTTACCGGATCTTTGGTGATGAGATCGCTGTACTGCATAGCCGGATGAGTCAGAAAGAGCGGCTTAAGGAATGGCAGGACCTGAGGTCCGGAAAGAAATCCATAGCGATCGGTCCGCGTTCAGCGGTATTTGCACCGGTTCAGGACCTGGGACTTATTATCATGGATGAGGAGCATGATTCATCCTATAAGCAGATCGACCCGGCACCCAGATATCATGCGCGTGAAACAGCTATCATGCGTGCAACCCTTTCAAATGCTGTGATGATTATGGGTTCAGCCACACCGAGTATGCAGGCACTGCATATGGCAGCCCGAGATAAATGTGAGCTGCTGGAACTTCATGAAAGACATGCAGAGGCTTCCATGCCGGAAGTAGAAATACTGGATCTGCGTCAATACCGGTCGGCAATGAGAGGAGATATGGCAGTTCCGCTCTTTCTTGCTATTCAGGATGCATTGAAAAAGGGGGAACAGATCATTCTGCTTTATAATCGCCGGGGTTATGGAAACTATATGCAATGTGAGACCTGCGGACATATCCCTCAGAGTCCCGAATGCTCCGTAAGTCTTACTTATCACAAACGAAGGAATATCCTGATGTGCCATTATTCGGGATATTCCAGAAGAGCAGATACCCAATGCGTGGAATGCGGCTCACCGGATCTGAAAGTGAAAGGTACTGGAACCCAGCAGATCGAGGAGCAGCTGAAAGAGTATTTTCCTGATGCCGGTATTTTACGGTTTGACCGGGACTCCACTACTAAAAAAGGAGCACATGCATCCATACTGGATGCATTCGGAGACCGAGAAGCTGATATTCTGATTGGCACTCAACTGGTGGCCAAAGGGCTGGACTTTCCCAATGTAACGGTAGTTGGCGTGATCGATGCCGATACCGAACAGGCTTTTCCGTCCTTTCAGTCCTCTGAACGGATGTATCAGTTATTATCACAGGTAGCAGGACGTTCGGGCAGAGGTGATAAGCCCGGAAAAGTCTTCATTCAGACCCGACAACCCGATAATCCTGCCATTCAGTATGCAAGACTGCATGATCACCGTGGATTTGCCAAAGAGGAAATGAAATTCCGTAAGCCTCTGAGTTATCCGCCTTTTTCCCGGCTGATCAAATTCATAGCAAAAGATACGGATGAGGCAAAAAGCAGCGCTGCAACAGAATTTTTGAAGAAAGTGACGGAGAAGGTGATCCCGGAGATAGACTTACTGGGTCCTTCACCGGCTGCGATCGCATGGGTAAACCGGAAATATATCTGGGAACTTACACTGAAAGTCGATCCGGACAAGGGGGCTAAATATATTGAAGCTTTGGTAGCTAAGATCCTTGAGGTATATGAGAATTATGCCCCTAAAAACATCAAAAATGTCCGCATTAATGTGAATGTAGATTGTATCAACTAA
- a CDS encoding alpha/beta hydrolase family protein, with product MEVSSVSISSGNIESTEGLPIQYDLYSPISRNSISFPVIIFLHGFKGFKDWGAWSDMCEEMALAGFGVVAMNFSLNGMEQSKTEFDRLDLFERGTLTQDLEDVGTMIKALQRGEVQDAHSNLNTDLIGLIGHSRGGHTAVAAAAEYNAIQALVTWSAVANYNERWTDEMIKDWEEKGYTEIKNSRTGQDMKLGKVVYDDAKENHERLMAIERVKDLRIPSLFIHGRDDEAVPYTDSEQLHIACAAKEKELRLVSNASHTYGVSHPFESQEYPKPFAEVIEWTEGWFIEYLR from the coding sequence ATGGAAGTAAGCAGCGTATCAATATCATCCGGAAATATTGAATCAACGGAAGGACTACCGATTCAATATGATCTCTATTCACCTATTTCCCGAAATTCGATCTCATTTCCGGTAATCATTTTCCTGCATGGTTTCAAAGGCTTCAAAGACTGGGGAGCCTGGTCTGATATGTGTGAGGAAATGGCCCTGGCCGGATTTGGGGTTGTTGCCATGAACTTTTCCCTGAACGGTATGGAGCAGAGTAAGACCGAATTCGATCGTCTGGATCTGTTTGAAAGGGGGACCTTAACGCAGGACCTGGAAGATGTAGGTACGATGATCAAAGCATTACAAAGGGGAGAAGTACAGGATGCCCATTCAAACCTGAATACCGATCTGATCGGGCTTATCGGACACTCCCGCGGAGGGCATACAGCAGTTGCAGCTGCCGCTGAATATAATGCAATACAAGCACTTGTAACCTGGTCGGCCGTTGCAAACTATAATGAACGCTGGACGGATGAGATGATCAAAGACTGGGAAGAAAAAGGCTATACAGAGATCAAAAATTCACGTACCGGTCAGGACATGAAGCTCGGAAAGGTGGTTTATGACGATGCAAAAGAAAACCACGAGCGATTGATGGCGATCGAAAGAGTAAAAGATCTGCGCATCCCATCCTTGTTTATTCACGGCCGGGATGATGAAGCAGTGCCCTATACCGATTCCGAACAATTACATATTGCATGTGCTGCCAAAGAAAAAGAGTTAAGACTCGTATCCAATGCTTCTCATACCTATGGTGTCAGTCACCCCTTTGAATCACAGGAATACCCAAAACCTTTCGCCGAAGTGATAGAGTGGACGGAAGGGTGGTTCATTGAGTATCTGCGGTGA
- a CDS encoding pseudouridine synthase has protein sequence MSKRKPKNPSSVDQDYGKEEEIRINKFIAHSGLCSRRDADKLVEEGKVIVNGEVVTELGTKVKRSDTIIADGQNLSLEPFTYLLLNKSKDVITTTDDEKDRTTVMDQIEHATGNRVYPVGRLDRNTTGLLILTNDGDLAHRLMHPSYKIRKTYEVETDKPLNNEELYSYAKGITLEDGPVKAFNVERSFGDPRVFMLSVYEGRNRLIRRMVEHYGKEVTKLKRIEYAGLNLKNVAPGRWRYLRQNEVNGLRKLVKLETLDFNKD, from the coding sequence ATGAGCAAAAGAAAGCCAAAGAATCCCAGTTCTGTTGATCAGGATTATGGTAAAGAAGAAGAGATACGGATCAATAAATTCATTGCCCATTCCGGGCTTTGTTCAAGGCGGGATGCCGATAAACTGGTGGAAGAAGGCAAAGTAATTGTTAACGGTGAAGTGGTCACAGAACTCGGTACCAAGGTGAAGAGGTCGGATACGATCATAGCGGACGGTCAGAATCTATCCCTGGAACCCTTTACTTACTTACTGCTTAATAAATCAAAAGATGTGATCACCACTACGGATGATGAAAAAGACCGTACTACGGTTATGGATCAGATCGAACATGCCACCGGTAACCGGGTTTACCCGGTCGGACGACTGGACAGAAATACCACCGGACTTCTGATCCTGACAAATGACGGTGATCTGGCACACCGCCTGATGCATCCAAGCTATAAGATCAGAAAGACCTACGAGGTAGAAACCGATAAGCCTCTTAATAATGAGGAACTCTATTCTTATGCTAAAGGTATTACATTAGAAGACGGACCGGTAAAGGCATTCAATGTTGAAAGAAGTTTTGGAGACCCCCGGGTTTTCATGCTGTCGGTATATGAGGGTCGGAACCGACTGATCCGCAGAATGGTCGAGCACTACGGTAAAGAAGTGACCAAGCTGAAGCGGATCGAATATGCAGGATTAAATCTGAAGAATGTTGCACCCGGCCGATGGAGATATCTTCGCCAGAATGAGGTGAATGGTCTGCGAAAATTAGTGAAATTAGAGACCCTCGACTTTAATAAAGACTGA
- a CDS encoding four helix bundle protein has product MDALELEERFIEFAVMITSLAENLNRSFANDHLSKQIIRSGTSPALLYGEARSAESKKDFIHKMSIALKELRETYINLRILKKRGVETQSLSIALSECNELISIMVASLNTSKRYKN; this is encoded by the coding sequence ATGGATGCCTTAGAACTGGAAGAACGATTTATAGAATTTGCCGTCATGATCACTTCATTGGCTGAAAATCTTAATCGGTCATTTGCCAATGATCACTTGAGCAAACAGATCATCAGAAGTGGCACATCACCCGCTTTGTTGTATGGCGAAGCACGCTCTGCTGAGAGCAAAAAAGACTTTATTCACAAGATGAGTATTGCATTAAAGGAATTACGAGAGACCTATATAAATCTAAGGATCCTGAAAAAAAGAGGAGTAGAAACCCAGTCACTTTCGATAGCCCTGAGTGAGTGTAATGAGCTTATATCGATCATGGTTGCCAGCTTAAATACGAGCAAACGTTATAAAAACTAA